One Pseudomonas abieticivorans genomic region harbors:
- a CDS encoding cobyric acid synthase has translation MTTLMVQGTTSDAGKSTLVTALCRWLTRQQVRVVPFKPQNMALNSAVTADGGEIGRAQAVQAQAAYLAPHTDMNPVLLKPNSDTGAQVIIHGRAVTTMNAVAYHDYKAIAMQAVLASHQRLSAAYDVVMVEGAGSPAEINLRAGDIANMGFAEAVDCPVLLIADINRGGVFAHLVGTLELLSPSEQARVQGFIINRFRGDIALLQPGLDWLEQRTGKPVIGVLPYVMDLHLEAEDGLDRRQSDKAAQVLKVIVPVLPRISNHTDFDPLRLHPQVDLQFIGPGERIPAADLIILPGSKSVRSDLAYLRAQGWEAAISRHLRYGGKVLGICGGLQMLGEQLHDPLGLEGAAGSSPGLGLLAFDTTLEREKQLRNVRGRLVLEDAEVSGYEIHAGVTRGAALAWAAVVLEDGRHDGAMSADGQVIGTYLHGLFESPASSSALLRWAGLENVQAVDYHALRELDIERLADLVERHLDTARLGQLCGLEALACSN, from the coding sequence ATGACCACCCTGATGGTGCAAGGCACCACCTCCGATGCCGGCAAGAGCACCCTGGTGACCGCGCTGTGCCGTTGGCTGACCCGCCAGCAGGTGCGCGTGGTGCCGTTCAAGCCGCAGAACATGGCCCTCAACAGCGCCGTGACCGCCGATGGCGGCGAGATTGGCCGCGCCCAGGCCGTGCAGGCCCAGGCCGCGTACCTGGCGCCGCATACCGACATGAACCCGGTGCTGCTCAAGCCCAACAGCGACACCGGCGCACAAGTGATCATCCACGGCCGTGCGGTCACCACCATGAACGCCGTGGCCTACCACGACTACAAGGCCATCGCCATGCAGGCGGTGCTGGCTTCGCACCAGCGCTTGAGCGCGGCCTACGACGTGGTGATGGTGGAGGGGGCCGGTTCCCCGGCCGAGATCAATCTGCGCGCCGGCGACATCGCCAACATGGGCTTCGCCGAAGCGGTGGACTGCCCGGTACTGTTGATTGCCGACATCAACCGCGGCGGGGTGTTTGCCCACCTGGTCGGCACCCTGGAGCTGCTGTCGCCCAGCGAGCAGGCGCGGGTCCAAGGGTTCATCATCAACCGGTTCCGGGGCGACATTGCGCTGCTGCAACCGGGCCTGGACTGGCTGGAGCAGCGCACCGGCAAACCGGTGATCGGCGTGCTGCCTTACGTGATGGACCTGCACTTGGAAGCTGAGGATGGCTTGGACCGGCGCCAGTCCGACAAGGCCGCGCAGGTACTCAAGGTGATCGTGCCGGTGCTGCCGCGCATCAGCAACCACACCGATTTCGATCCGCTGCGCTTGCACCCGCAGGTGGATTTACAGTTCATCGGGCCGGGCGAGCGCATCCCGGCAGCCGACCTGATCATTTTGCCGGGCTCCAAAAGCGTGCGCAGCGACCTTGCCTACTTGCGCGCCCAGGGTTGGGAGGCGGCCATCAGCCGCCACTTGCGCTACGGCGGCAAGGTGCTGGGTATCTGCGGTGGCCTGCAGATGCTCGGCGAGCAGCTGCACGACCCGTTGGGCCTGGAAGGGGCTGCCGGTTCCAGCCCGGGCCTGGGCCTGCTGGCATTCGACACCACCCTGGAGCGCGAGAAACAGTTGCGCAACGTGCGTGGGCGGCTGGTGCTGGAAGACGCCGAGGTCAGTGGCTACGAGATACATGCCGGCGTCACCCGTGGGGCGGCGCTGGCCTGGGCCGCGGTGGTGCTGGAGGACGGTCGCCATGACGGTGCCATGAGCGCCGACGGCCAAGTCATCGGCACTTACCTGCACGGCCTGTTCGAATCCCCGGCCAGCAGCAGCGCGCTGCTGCGCTGGGCTGGCCTTGAGAACGTGCAGGCAGTCGATTACCACGCCTTGCGTGAGCTGGACATCGAGCGCCTGGCCGACCTGGTGGAGCGCCACCTGGATACGGCCCGCCTGGGCCAGCTGTGCGGGTTGGAGGCGTTGGCATGCAGCAACTGA
- the cobT gene encoding nicotinate-nucleotide--dimethylbenzimidazole phosphoribosyltransferase, translating to MSNAWWLQPCQPVDESVHEQALERQRQLTKPAGSLGQLEDVAVKLAGLQKQLKPCVDNVWIGIFAGDHGIVAEGVSPFPQEVTAQMLLNFVNGGAAISVLARQLNATLEVIDLGTATLTEDMPGVRHERVGPGTRNFAQTTAMTHEQGLQALQAGRESALRAHSAGAHLYIGGEMGIGNTTSAAALACALLNCPVSDLTGPGTGLNPEGVSHKVQVIERALATHAQLPEDPLQRLFCFGGFEVVALVGAYLASAQAGVAVLVDGYICTVAALVATRLNPSCRAWLLFGHRGAEPGHRHVLEALQALPLLDLGLRLGEGSGAALAVPMLRLACDLHGQMATFAEAAVADRAQ from the coding sequence ATGAGCAATGCCTGGTGGCTGCAACCTTGTCAGCCCGTTGACGAAAGCGTTCATGAGCAAGCCCTGGAGCGACAACGACAGTTGACCAAGCCTGCCGGTTCGCTCGGCCAACTGGAAGATGTCGCGGTGAAATTGGCCGGCTTGCAAAAACAGCTCAAGCCCTGTGTGGACAACGTCTGGATCGGTATTTTTGCCGGCGACCACGGCATCGTCGCCGAGGGTGTTTCGCCTTTTCCGCAGGAAGTCACCGCGCAAATGCTGCTCAACTTCGTCAATGGCGGGGCGGCGATTAGCGTGCTGGCACGGCAGTTGAACGCCACGTTGGAGGTGATTGACCTGGGCACCGCGACCTTGACCGAGGACATGCCAGGTGTGCGCCACGAGCGCGTCGGCCCCGGTACGCGCAACTTTGCCCAGACCACTGCCATGACCCATGAGCAGGGCTTGCAAGCATTGCAGGCCGGCCGTGAAAGTGCGCTGCGTGCGCATTCTGCCGGCGCCCACCTGTATATCGGTGGTGAGATGGGCATCGGCAATACCACCTCGGCCGCGGCCCTGGCGTGTGCGCTGCTCAATTGCCCGGTCAGTGACCTGACGGGGCCCGGCACGGGCTTGAACCCCGAAGGGGTCAGCCACAAGGTGCAGGTGATTGAGCGCGCGCTGGCGACCCACGCGCAGTTGCCTGAAGATCCCCTGCAGCGGCTGTTCTGCTTCGGTGGCTTTGAAGTGGTGGCGTTGGTGGGCGCGTACCTGGCGAGCGCCCAGGCCGGTGTCGCGGTGCTGGTCGACGGTTACATTTGCACCGTGGCGGCGCTGGTTGCCACCCGCTTGAATCCGTCGTGCCGTGCCTGGCTGCTGTTCGGCCACCGTGGCGCCGAGCCTGGCCATCGGCATGTGCTCGAGGCCTTGCAAGCCCTGCCACTATTAGACCTGGGGTTGCGCCTGGGCGAGGGCAGTGGTGCGGCGCTGGCCGTGCCGATGCTGCGCCTGGCGTGCGACCTGCACGGGCAAATGGCGACGTTCGCCGAGGCGGCCGTGGCTGATCGCGCGCAATGA
- the cobC gene encoding alpha-ribazole phosphatase family protein, producing MTLHLDLLRHGETELGGGLRGSLDDALTAQGWAQMRAAVAVAGPWDRLVSSPLQRCRLFAEELAAQLGLPLSYEPHLQELHFGEWEGRSAAQLMKTDEAGLGQFWSDPYGFTPPGGEPVEAFSARVLAAIERLHAAHAGERVLLISHGGVMRLLLARARGLPREQLLQVEAANGSLFALAVEADGVLREPA from the coding sequence ATGACCTTGCACCTGGACCTGCTGCGCCATGGCGAGACCGAACTGGGCGGCGGCCTGCGTGGCAGCCTGGATGACGCCCTGACCGCGCAGGGCTGGGCGCAGATGCGTGCGGCGGTGGCGGTGGCCGGCCCATGGGATCGCCTGGTCAGTTCGCCATTGCAGCGCTGCCGGTTGTTTGCCGAGGAGTTGGCGGCCCAGTTGGGGTTGCCCTTGAGCTACGAGCCGCATTTGCAGGAGCTGCATTTCGGTGAATGGGAAGGGCGAAGTGCCGCTCAATTAATGAAAACCGACGAGGCCGGGCTGGGTCAATTCTGGTCAGACCCCTATGGTTTTACCCCGCCGGGTGGCGAGCCGGTCGAGGCGTTTTCCGCCCGCGTGCTGGCCGCCATCGAGCGCCTGCACGCAGCCCACGCGGGTGAGCGGGTCTTGCTGATCAGCCATGGTGGGGTGATGCGCCTGTTGCTGGCCCGGGCACGCGGCTTGCCCCGTGAACAGCTGCTGCAGGTCGAAGCCGCCAATGGCAGCCTGTTTGCCTTGGCCGTCGAGGCTGATGGCGTGCTGCGCGAGCCGGCTTGA
- a CDS encoding adenosylcobinamide-GDP ribazoletransferase — protein MLPFWIALQFLSSLPVSLSGMPAPQAMGRSLLFYPLVGLVFGGVLLALNALLGGAPLYLHGALLLSAWVLLSGGLHLDGLADSADAWLGGFGDRERTLQIMKDPRSGPIAVVTLVLVLLIKFCAMLAVIESGHTLILLLAPVIARSAMLGLFLCTPYVRAGGLGQALADHLPRTAGKLVLCVVALACALLGGGWVVLVAAAGFCWLRHLMCRRLGGATGDTAGALLELLEVAVLVAWAV, from the coding sequence ATGTTGCCTTTCTGGATCGCCCTGCAATTTCTCAGCAGCTTGCCGGTAAGCCTGAGCGGCATGCCAGCGCCCCAGGCCATGGGCCGCTCGCTGCTGTTCTATCCACTGGTGGGCCTGGTGTTCGGTGGCGTGCTGCTGGCCCTGAACGCCCTGTTGGGCGGGGCGCCGCTGTACTTGCATGGCGCCCTGCTGCTCAGCGCCTGGGTGCTGCTCAGTGGCGGTTTGCACCTGGATGGCTTGGCCGATAGCGCCGATGCCTGGCTGGGCGGCTTTGGCGACCGCGAGCGCACCCTGCAGATCATGAAAGACCCGCGCAGCGGCCCCATCGCGGTGGTGACCCTGGTGCTGGTACTGTTGATCAAGTTTTGTGCAATGCTGGCGGTGATCGAGTCGGGGCACACGCTGATTCTGCTACTGGCGCCGGTGATCGCTCGCAGTGCGATGCTCGGGCTTTTTCTGTGCACCCCCTACGTGCGCGCCGGCGGGTTGGGCCAAGCCTTGGCCGATCACCTGCCACGCACCGCGGGCAAGCTTGTCCTGTGCGTCGTGGCGCTGGCCTGTGCACTGCTGGGCGGGGGGTGGGTGGTGTTGGTTGCGGCCGCAGGCTTCTGCTGGCTCAGGCACCTGATGTGCCGCCGGCTGGGCGGCGCCACGGGTGATACGGCAGGGGCATTGCTTGAGCTGCTGGAAGTGGCTGTTTTGGTGGCCTGGGCAGTGTGA
- a CDS encoding glutathione peroxidase has product MLKRWLAIPLLLLAGSAPAWAADCPELLQGELTQLRSKQQIDLCQRFAGKPLVVVNTASHCGFAPQFDGLEAMYKRYKGQGLEMMGVPSNDFNQEDKDLAVTQKVCYANYGVTFTMTQPQPVRGSDATHLFKVLAEQSSAPKWNFYKYVVDRQGRVIANFSSLTKPDDPEFVAAVEKAIASKP; this is encoded by the coding sequence ATGCTCAAGCGCTGGTTAGCCATCCCCCTATTGTTACTCGCCGGCAGTGCCCCTGCCTGGGCCGCCGACTGCCCCGAACTATTGCAGGGCGAACTGACCCAGTTGCGCAGCAAGCAACAGATCGACCTGTGCCAGCGGTTCGCCGGCAAGCCGCTGGTAGTGGTCAATACCGCCAGCCACTGTGGTTTTGCCCCGCAATTCGATGGCCTTGAAGCGATGTACAAACGCTACAAAGGCCAGGGCCTTGAAATGATGGGCGTGCCGTCCAACGACTTCAACCAGGAAGACAAGGACCTCGCCGTGACCCAGAAGGTCTGCTACGCCAACTACGGCGTGACCTTCACCATGACCCAGCCACAGCCGGTGCGTGGCAGCGATGCGACGCACCTGTTCAAAGTGCTGGCCGAGCAGAGCAGCGCACCGAAGTGGAATTTCTACAAATACGTGGTGGACCGTCAGGGCAGGGTGATTGCCAACTTCTCCAGCCTGACCAAGCCGGATGACCCGGAGTTCGTCGCAGCGGTTGAAAAGGCCATCGCTTCCAAGCCTTGA
- a CDS encoding OmpP1/FadL family transporter: MKKVMLKTTLSLAVTLASSQLFASGFAINEQSISGMGTGFAGRSSSADDASTVYGNPAGMSRLKQEQVSVGAATIVAKTDISDTRSTFGGKEDGDMVPVTTVPMGYYVKPIDEHWAFGLGFYVPYGLITDYGSDFAGRYFANKSKVSVMTFQPTVSYAFNDKVSIGFGPTINRIDGELTSQTLTTSSLGRNDGKVKINGDDTAIGFNAGILIQATDRTRVGMTYHSKVAYHLDGDTKVSGGTFALAGLSGQSYDAKLDLTTPESVDFSVTHQLNDDWTLYVGSTWTRWSRLKDITVENSGVSPRLGGTLNTITEEQNWHDTWAHAIGASYQLNKQWVLRTGLSVDQSPTNNTNRSPRIPTGDRTAISFGAGWTPVDNVTVDLAYSYLWEEEVRVNDVNASKGAYSSKYKNSASGFGTSVTYRF, from the coding sequence ATGAAAAAAGTAATGCTCAAGACCACACTTAGCCTCGCTGTTACACTTGCATCTTCGCAATTGTTTGCTAGTGGCTTCGCCATCAACGAACAAAGCATCAGCGGCATGGGTACCGGTTTCGCCGGCCGCTCCTCTTCTGCCGATGATGCCAGTACCGTGTATGGCAACCCTGCCGGTATGTCGCGACTCAAGCAAGAACAGGTCAGCGTGGGGGCTGCCACTATCGTCGCAAAGACCGACATCAGTGACACCCGCAGCACGTTTGGCGGCAAGGAAGACGGCGACATGGTCCCCGTCACGACCGTGCCAATGGGCTACTACGTCAAACCAATCGATGAGCATTGGGCATTCGGCCTGGGCTTTTACGTGCCCTATGGCCTGATCACCGACTACGGCAGCGACTTTGCCGGCCGTTACTTTGCCAACAAGAGCAAGGTTTCGGTCATGACTTTCCAGCCTACCGTCAGCTATGCCTTCAACGACAAGGTATCGATCGGTTTCGGCCCGACCATCAACCGCATTGACGGCGAACTGACCTCCCAAACGCTGACCACCAGCTCCCTGGGCCGCAACGACGGCAAGGTCAAGATCAACGGTGACGACACCGCGATCGGTTTCAACGCCGGTATCCTGATCCAGGCCACCGACCGCACCCGCGTCGGCATGACTTACCATTCCAAGGTCGCTTACCACCTGGATGGCGACACCAAGGTCTCCGGGGGCACCTTCGCCCTGGCCGGCTTGAGCGGTCAGAGCTACGACGCCAAACTGGACCTGACCACTCCTGAGTCGGTCGACTTCTCGGTCACCCACCAGTTGAACGATGACTGGACTCTGTATGTGGGAAGCACCTGGACTCGCTGGAGCCGCTTGAAAGACATCACCGTGGAAAACAGCGGGGTCAGCCCACGCCTGGGCGGCACGCTGAACACCATCACCGAAGAACAGAATTGGCACGACACTTGGGCCCACGCCATTGGCGCGTCCTACCAGTTGAACAAACAATGGGTACTGCGTACCGGCTTGTCGGTTGACCAGTCGCCTACCAATAACACCAACCGTTCGCCGCGCATCCCGACGGGCGACCGCACGGCCATCAGCTTTGGTGCTGGCTGGACGCCGGTGGATAACGTCACCGTTGACCTGGCCTACTCCTACCTGTGGGAAGAGGAAGTGCGCGTCAATGACGTCAACGCTTCCAAAGGGGCTTACAGCTCCAAGTACAAAAACAGCGCCAGCGGTTTTGGTACTTCGGTTACCTATCGCTTCTGA
- the rmuC gene encoding DNA recombination protein RmuC, translating to MLDERLSTAQMAQDGLSAQLDACRDEISDLGQANGAKQAELAAQRRELEMLQVERDNARDAAHAWSIERAAKESELRHLGAQCAGLSAELREQQDSHQQRLTDLQGSRDELRAQFAELAGKIFDEREQRFAETSQQRLGQLLDPLKERIQSFEKRVEESYQQEARERFSLSKELERLQQLNQRLSDEATNLTQALKGQKTQGNWGELILERVLEHAGLEKGREYQTQVNLKGPDGERFQPDVLIMLPGDKQVVVDSKVSLTAYQQYIAADDKDIAQAALKQHVLSLRNHVKGLSGKDYNRLEGLHSLDFVLLFVPIEAAFAAALQAEPNLFQEAFDRQIVIVSPTTLLATLRVIDSLWKQERQSQNAREIAERAGWLYDKFVLFIQDLDEVGNRLQQLDKAYSAARNKLTEGRGNLVSRSEQLKLLGARASKSLPADLLERAMTDADGVSIPAEVPVE from the coding sequence CTGCTGGATGAGCGTTTGAGCACCGCGCAGATGGCCCAGGACGGCTTGAGCGCGCAACTGGATGCCTGCCGTGACGAGATCAGCGACCTGGGCCAGGCCAATGGCGCCAAGCAGGCCGAACTGGCCGCCCAGCGCCGTGAGCTCGAGATGCTCCAGGTTGAACGCGACAATGCCCGCGACGCTGCCCATGCCTGGTCGATCGAGCGCGCCGCCAAGGAGTCGGAGCTGCGCCATCTGGGCGCGCAGTGTGCCGGCCTGAGCGCCGAACTGCGTGAGCAGCAGGACAGCCATCAGCAACGTCTGACCGACCTGCAGGGCTCGCGTGATGAACTGCGCGCGCAGTTTGCCGAACTCGCGGGCAAGATCTTTGATGAGCGCGAGCAGCGCTTTGCCGAAACCAGCCAGCAGCGCCTGGGGCAGTTGCTCGACCCCTTGAAGGAGCGGATTCAGTCGTTCGAGAAGCGGGTCGAGGAAAGCTACCAGCAAGAGGCTCGCGAACGCTTCTCCCTGAGCAAGGAGTTGGAGCGCCTGCAACAACTCAACCAACGCCTGAGCGATGAGGCTACCAACCTCACCCAGGCGCTCAAGGGCCAGAAAACCCAAGGTAACTGGGGCGAGCTGATTTTGGAGCGGGTGCTGGAGCACGCGGGCCTGGAGAAGGGGCGCGAATACCAGACCCAGGTCAACCTGAAAGGGCCCGATGGCGAGCGCTTCCAGCCCGACGTGCTGATCATGCTGCCCGGCGACAAGCAAGTGGTGGTGGACTCCAAGGTCAGCCTCACGGCCTACCAGCAGTACATTGCCGCCGATGACAAAGACATTGCCCAGGCCGCGCTCAAGCAGCACGTGCTGTCATTGCGCAACCATGTCAAAGGTTTGTCGGGCAAGGATTACAACCGCCTGGAGGGCCTGCATAGCCTTGATTTCGTCTTGCTGTTCGTGCCCATCGAGGCCGCGTTTGCGGCGGCGTTGCAGGCCGAGCCCAACCTGTTCCAGGAAGCCTTCGACCGCCAGATCGTCATCGTCAGCCCTACCACGCTGCTGGCCACGTTGCGGGTCATCGACAGTTTGTGGAAGCAGGAACGCCAGAGCCAGAATGCCCGCGAGATCGCCGAACGCGCCGGTTGGCTGTACGACAAGTTCGTCTTATTCATTCAAGATCTGGACGAGGTTGGCAACCGCTTGCAGCAATTGGACAAAGCCTACAGCGCGGCCCGCAACAAGCTGACCGAGGGGCGCGGCAACCTGGTCAGCCGCAGCGAGCAGCTCAAGCTGTTGGGCGCGCGGGCCAGCAAAAGCCTGCCGGCCGACCTGCTGGAGCGGGCCATGACCGACGCCGACGGCGTGTCAATTCCGGCTGAGGTGCCGGTTGAGTAA